Proteins from a genomic interval of Peromyscus leucopus breed LL Stock chromosome 12, UCI_PerLeu_2.1, whole genome shotgun sequence:
- the LOC114687395 gene encoding zinc finger homeobox protein 2-like, protein MGEPADTQGSPGFEDSLDSPEPSDACSNQKVPLNSPERKKKTRTVYSKREKELLEEHFNDCMQPSGEKCMELAQKIGVTKQQIQIWFKNQRAKYKRKNASTGAPATSGSCEGVSESTSSCGPLSELAPDNGESMSPGTCCVGSIPNLNPCLEASLHGDQVCEGAGCSPKENMFDFESPLAAAHSGQPEANEAPTDPAVAEGTASAESPLPMASAPQEPEDAQDTDSSSDKLWQQVLKDLDTLEGC, encoded by the exons ATGGGAGAGCCTGCTGATACCCAGG GGAGTCCTGGTTTTGAGGATTCCCTAGACTCTCCAGAGCCCTCAGATGCATGCAGCAACCAGAAAGTTCCCCTCAACTCTccggagagaaagaagaaaacacgCACTGTGTATTCAAAGCGAGAAAAGGAGCTGCTGGAAGAACATTTCAATGACTGCATGCAACCAAGCGGGGAGAAATGCATGGAGCTGGCACAAAAGATTGGCGTGACAAAGCAACAGATCCAG atcTGGTTCAAGAACCAACGGGCCAAGTACAAACGGAAGAATGCTTCAACAGGAGCACCAGCGACAAGTGGAAGCTGTGAAGGTGTTTCTGAGTCAACCAGTTCCTGTGGTCCCTTATCTGAACTTGCCCCTGACAATGGAGAGTCCATGTCTCCAGGTACATGTTGTGTGGGCTCCATTCCCAACCTCAACCCCTGCCTGGAAGCTTCTCTCCATGGTGATCAGGTCTGCGAGGGTGCCGGGTGTAGTCCCAAAGAGAACATGTTTGATTTTGAATCCCCACTTGCAGCTGCCCACTCTGGCCAACCAGAAGCAAATGAAGCCCCAACTGACCCAGCAGTAGCTGAAGGTACAGCTTCAGCTGAATCTCCCCTTCCCATGGCATCTGCACCCCAAGAACCAGAGGATGCTCAAGACACAGATTCATCTTCCGATAAGCTCTGGCAACAAGTCCTTAAGGACTTGGACACATTAGAGGGCTGTTAG